Proteins encoded by one window of Chryseobacterium foetidum:
- the htpG gene encoding molecular chaperone HtpG: MTKGNINVSVENIFPLIKKFLYSDHEIFLRELISNATDATLKLKHLTNIGEAKVDYGNPKIKVKIDKENKKLHIIDQGLGMTAEEVEKYINQVAFSGAEEFLDKYKDSAKDSGIIGHFGLGFYSAFMVAEKVEILTKSYRDENPAVRWICDGSPEFSLEETTDKTDRGTEIILHIAEDSLEFLEESRIRELLTKYNKFMPVPIKFGTKTETLPLPEDAAEDAVAETVEVDNIVNNPTPAWTKAPSELKDEDYKSFYHELYPMQFEEPLFNIHLNVDYPFNLTGILYFPKLANNLNIEKDKIQLYQNQVFVTDEVKGIVPDFLMLLRGVIDSPDIPLNVSRSYLQADGAVKKISSYITKKVGDKMVSLINENRDDYNKKWNDIKIVIEYGMISEDKFFEKSDKFALYPTTDGKYFLWNELEEKIKPNQTDKDGNLVILYATNADEQHSYIQSAKDKGYEVILLDSPIVPHLIQKLESTKEKISFARVDADHINNLIKKDEPAISKLNETEKESLKKNIEESINDTKFTVQLEDLDSADAPFTITQPEFMRRMKDMQATGGGGMFGMGGFPEMYNLVVNSNSEFASKILANENAEDKNSQIKYALDLAKLSQNLLKGKELTDFIQRSYKQLEK, encoded by the coding sequence ATGACAAAAGGAAATATCAATGTTTCGGTGGAGAATATTTTTCCGTTGATTAAGAAATTTTTGTACAGCGACCACGAAATATTTTTAAGAGAATTAATTTCAAACGCAACCGATGCCACTTTAAAATTAAAACACCTTACCAACATCGGTGAAGCAAAAGTAGATTACGGAAATCCGAAAATCAAGGTGAAAATCGATAAGGAAAACAAAAAACTTCACATCATCGACCAAGGTTTGGGAATGACTGCCGAAGAAGTTGAAAAATATATCAACCAGGTTGCATTTTCCGGAGCTGAGGAATTCTTAGATAAATACAAAGATTCTGCAAAAGATTCAGGAATTATCGGGCACTTTGGTTTGGGCTTCTACTCGGCTTTTATGGTGGCAGAAAAAGTAGAAATCCTCACTAAATCTTATCGTGATGAAAATCCTGCCGTTCGCTGGATTTGCGACGGAAGTCCCGAGTTTTCATTAGAAGAAACTACTGACAAGACCGATAGAGGAACAGAAATTATCCTTCACATCGCTGAAGATTCATTAGAATTTTTAGAAGAAAGCAGAATTCGTGAACTGTTGACTAAATACAACAAATTCATGCCCGTTCCAATTAAATTCGGAACAAAAACTGAAACGCTTCCTTTGCCTGAAGATGCCGCAGAAGATGCAGTGGCAGAAACAGTTGAGGTAGACAACATTGTCAACAACCCAACTCCGGCATGGACGAAAGCTCCAAGCGAATTAAAAGATGAAGATTACAAATCTTTTTACCACGAGTTGTATCCAATGCAATTCGAGGAGCCTTTGTTTAATATTCATTTAAATGTAGATTATCCTTTCAATCTGACGGGTATTTTATATTTCCCGAAGCTGGCGAATAATTTAAATATCGAAAAAGATAAAATCCAACTCTATCAAAACCAAGTTTTTGTAACTGATGAGGTCAAAGGAATTGTTCCAGACTTTTTAATGTTGCTGAGAGGTGTGATTGATTCTCCGGATATTCCGCTGAACGTTTCGCGTTCGTATTTGCAAGCTGATGGTGCTGTAAAGAAAATTTCTTCGTACATCACCAAAAAAGTAGGCGACAAAATGGTTTCATTAATCAATGAAAACCGCGATGACTACAACAAAAAATGGAACGACATCAAAATCGTTATCGAATACGGAATGATTTCCGAAGACAAATTCTTCGAAAAATCTGACAAATTTGCACTTTATCCAACAACCGATGGAAAATATTTCCTTTGGAATGAATTAGAAGAAAAAATCAAACCAAATCAAACCGACAAAGACGGAAATTTGGTGATTCTTTACGCTACAAATGCCGATGAACAGCACTCTTACATTCAGTCTGCGAAAGATAAAGGGTATGAAGTGATCCTTTTAGATTCTCCGATTGTTCCGCATTTAATCCAGAAATTAGAATCTACAAAAGAGAAAATTTCTTTCGCTCGGGTTGATGCAGACCACATCAATAATTTAATTAAAAAAGACGAACCTGCTATTTCTAAATTAAATGAAACTGAGAAAGAATCATTGAAGAAAAACATTGAAGAGTCAATTAACGACACTAAATTTACAGTTCAATTGGAAGATTTAGACAGCGCTGATGCTCCTTTCACAATCACCCAGCCAGAATTTATGCGTAGAATGAAAGATATGCAGGCAACCGGCGGTGGCGGTATGTTTGGAATGGGCGGCTTCCCTGAAATGTACAATTTGGTAGTCAACTCCAACAGTGAATTTGCTTCAAAAATTTTAGCAAATGAAAACGCAGAAGACAAAAATTCTCAGATTAAGTACGCTTTGGATTTGGCGAAATTATCACAGAATTTACTGAAAGGAAAAGAGCTTACAGACTTCATCCAAAGAAGTTATAAGCAGTTAGAGAAATAG
- a CDS encoding MGMT family protein, translating to MNEIFKKQVWEISKLIPKGRVSSYGAIAKAVGFPNHSRHVGKAMGGCPKDVPAHRVISSSGTLSVPVFQERLEAEGIEVENFRIKNFKELFWNPLEEL from the coding sequence ATGAACGAAATTTTCAAAAAACAAGTCTGGGAAATCTCTAAACTGATTCCAAAAGGAAGAGTTTCTTCTTATGGTGCGATTGCAAAAGCGGTCGGTTTTCCCAATCATTCCAGACACGTTGGAAAAGCGATGGGCGGTTGCCCGAAAGATGTTCCGGCGCATCGTGTGATTTCGAGCTCAGGCACCTTGTCTGTTCCGGTATTTCAGGAGAGGCTGGAAGCGGAAGGAATTGAAGTGGAGAATTTCCGGATTAAGAATTTCAAAGAGTTGTTTTGGAATCCTTTGGAGGAACTTTAG
- a CDS encoding glucose 1-dehydrogenase: MSNFKGKAVIVTGAAMGLGYAAAEALAAKGANLTLVDFNGEALEKAKSELQSKYPESKFLTVTADVSVEENVKNYVDQTVKEFGKVDGLYNNAGIEGKQAPLIDYDIEVFKKVIDINLLGVYYGMKYAIPAMQKNGSGRIVNVASVGGIRGVLNQTAYVATKHAVAGMTKNAALEYGKDNILTNAIAPGAILTPMVAEAFNQVNPADPKAAEKEYASRNPTRKLGDPKDVGNLVAYLLSDENGYVSGQVIAIDGGESNMYGNP, encoded by the coding sequence ATGTCAAATTTTAAGGGAAAAGCAGTAATCGTAACCGGTGCCGCAATGGGATTAGGATACGCAGCAGCCGAAGCTCTGGCAGCAAAGGGTGCCAATCTTACACTGGTAGATTTTAACGGCGAAGCTTTAGAAAAAGCAAAATCAGAATTGCAGTCAAAATATCCGGAAAGTAAATTCCTGACTGTCACAGCTGATGTTTCAGTGGAAGAAAATGTAAAAAATTACGTTGACCAAACCGTAAAAGAATTCGGAAAAGTGGACGGACTGTACAACAATGCGGGAATCGAGGGCAAACAGGCTCCTTTGATCGATTATGATATTGAAGTTTTCAAAAAAGTAATCGACATCAATCTTTTGGGCGTTTATTACGGAATGAAATATGCGATTCCTGCAATGCAGAAAAACGGAAGCGGAAGAATCGTCAACGTCGCTTCTGTAGGAGGAATCAGAGGTGTTTTGAATCAGACAGCTTACGTTGCCACCAAACACGCCGTTGCCGGAATGACGAAAAACGCAGCTCTGGAATACGGGAAAGATAATATTTTGACTAATGCCATTGCTCCCGGAGCGATTTTGACACCGATGGTTGCGGAAGCTTTCAATCAGGTAAATCCTGCAGACCCGAAGGCGGCTGAAAAAGAATATGCATCGAGAAATCCCACCAGAAAATTAGGTGACCCGAAAGATGTGGGAAATTTAGTTGCTTATCTTTTAAGTGATGAAAATGGATATGTTTCTGGGCAGGTAATAGCGATTGATGGAGGAGAATCTAATATGTACGGAAACCCATGA
- a CDS encoding acyltransferase family protein: METLHKNKFDALTGMRAIAAIMVFVYHNRKYWRNDLPFEVMRFISEWHVGVTVFFVLSGFLLAYRYEEKPLESGKSYLKYILLRIARIFPLYWILLSAFFLDTAYSKDVKTYFLQYSLFYSLFEKYSVSGIVQAWSLTVEFFFYLLSPLLFLLLKKSWKYCILFLLGFFLLGWGIGYGLKEFNGNPKGFLYPLKFMAGSTFFGRSLEFFFGMLLAYLMKKENGIQFLNKIKKPTLWGGLAILIMIFAIRFFARNNFVHGVERWEGRVIHELFLPVGIIVFFWGLMTEKTWVSKVLSTKFFILLGNASFVFYLIHLSYFNMKLKSHVYLPDKNFVLLWICSIIIYLLIEKPLYELCRKGITKI; this comes from the coding sequence TTGGAAACTCTTCATAAAAATAAGTTCGATGCTTTAACCGGAATGCGCGCCATCGCCGCCATCATGGTTTTTGTTTATCACAACAGAAAATACTGGCGAAATGATCTTCCTTTTGAAGTGATGCGTTTCATCAGTGAATGGCATGTGGGCGTTACCGTATTTTTTGTTTTGAGTGGATTTCTTTTGGCTTACCGGTATGAAGAGAAACCTTTAGAATCCGGAAAATCTTATTTAAAATATATTCTGCTTCGTATTGCCAGAATTTTCCCTTTGTACTGGATTTTGCTGAGTGCTTTTTTTCTTGATACAGCTTATTCCAAAGATGTAAAAACCTATTTTCTACAATATTCACTGTTCTATTCTCTGTTTGAAAAATATTCCGTTTCGGGAATTGTGCAGGCGTGGTCTCTGACGGTAGAATTTTTCTTTTATCTGTTATCGCCACTACTTTTTTTACTTTTAAAGAAAAGCTGGAAATACTGCATCTTATTTTTGCTCGGATTTTTTCTTTTGGGATGGGGGATTGGATATGGTCTGAAAGAATTTAATGGCAACCCGAAAGGTTTTCTGTACCCTTTAAAATTTATGGCTGGAAGCACATTTTTCGGACGAAGCCTGGAGTTTTTCTTCGGAATGTTGCTCGCTTATTTAATGAAAAAAGAAAATGGAATTCAGTTTTTAAATAAGATTAAAAAACCAACACTTTGGGGTGGACTTGCTATTTTAATAATGATTTTCGCCATCAGATTTTTCGCCAGAAACAATTTTGTACACGGTGTTGAACGTTGGGAAGGAAGAGTGATACATGAATTGTTTTTACCGGTTGGAATTATAGTTTTCTTTTGGGGATTGATGACGGAGAAAACATGGGTTTCTAAAGTTCTTTCTACCAAATTCTTTATCCTTTTAGGAAATGCTTCCTTTGTTTTTTACCTGATTCACCTCAGTTATTTCAACATGAAACTGAAATCTCACGTTTATCTACCCGATAAAAATTTTGTTCTGCTTTGGATTTGCTCGATTATCATCTATCTATTGATTGAAAAACCATTGTACGAGCTTTGCAGAAAGGGAATTACGAAAATTTAA
- a CDS encoding deoxyhypusine synthase family protein, whose product MSKPITEFIEKYYLHFNAAALVDASKGYVAHLKDGGKMMITLAGAMSTAELGKILAEMIRQGKVDFISCTGANLEEDLMNLVAHSHYERVPHYRDLTAQDEWDLLERGLNRVTDTCIPEEEAFRRLQKHIVEIWKDAEAKGERYFPHEFMYKMILSGVLEQYYEIPRENSWMIAAAEANLPIVVPGWEDSTMGNIFASYCIKGELTATTMKSGIEYMTYLADWYTKNSAGKGVGFFQIGGGIAGDFPICVVPMLYQDMEMHDIPFWSYFCQISDSTTSYGSYSGAVPNEKITWGKLDITTPKFIVESDATICAPLMFSYILEN is encoded by the coding sequence ATGAGCAAACCGATTACTGAGTTTATCGAAAAATATTATCTGCATTTCAATGCTGCGGCTTTGGTAGACGCATCAAAAGGATATGTGGCACACCTTAAAGACGGTGGAAAAATGATGATTACTTTGGCTGGAGCAATGTCTACTGCTGAATTAGGTAAGATTTTAGCTGAAATGATCCGTCAGGGTAAAGTAGATTTTATCTCCTGTACCGGTGCGAATCTTGAAGAAGATCTGATGAACCTTGTGGCGCATTCTCACTACGAAAGAGTGCCTCACTACAGAGATCTGACGGCTCAGGATGAGTGGGATCTTTTGGAAAGAGGCTTAAACAGAGTTACAGATACCTGTATTCCTGAAGAAGAAGCTTTCAGAAGACTGCAGAAGCACATTGTAGAAATCTGGAAAGATGCTGAGGCTAAAGGTGAGAGATATTTTCCGCATGAATTTATGTACAAAATGATTCTTTCAGGTGTTCTGGAGCAGTATTACGAAATTCCGAGAGAAAATTCCTGGATGATTGCTGCTGCGGAAGCTAATTTACCGATCGTGGTTCCTGGATGGGAAGATTCGACCATGGGTAATATTTTCGCTTCTTACTGTATCAAAGGCGAATTGACGGCTACGACAATGAAATCCGGTATCGAATACATGACGTATCTGGCGGATTGGTATACTAAAAATTCAGCAGGAAAAGGTGTTGGTTTCTTCCAGATTGGCGGTGGTATTGCAGGAGATTTCCCAATTTGTGTGGTTCCGATGTTGTATCAGGATATGGAAATGCATGACATTCCGTTCTGGTCTTATTTCTGTCAGATTTCAGATTCAACTACTTCTTACGGTTCGTATTCTGGAGCAGTTCCGAATGAGAAAATTACATGGGGGAAACTGGATATCACAACACCGAAATTCATCGTTGAAAGTGATGCCACGATCTGTGCACCATTGATGTTCTCGTACATTTTGGAAAACTAA
- the arfB gene encoding alternative ribosome rescue aminoacyl-tRNA hydrolase ArfB has product MKDFSKELSFKTSRSSGAGGQNVNKVETSVTVMWNVEESEFFNDFQKDLIQNKLRNRINSEGILQLTVSESRMQLQNRKIAVEKILEIVNDSVVIPKTRFKTKPSKAKVQKRLDTKKKLSDKKENRRFKF; this is encoded by the coding sequence ATGAAAGACTTCAGCAAAGAACTCAGCTTTAAAACTTCCCGCAGCAGCGGTGCAGGCGGACAAAACGTGAATAAAGTAGAAACTTCCGTTACCGTAATGTGGAATGTCGAGGAGTCTGAATTTTTCAATGATTTTCAGAAAGATTTAATTCAGAATAAGCTCAGGAACAGGATTAATTCTGAGGGGATTTTACAATTAACGGTTTCAGAAAGCCGAATGCAGCTTCAGAACAGGAAAATTGCGGTTGAAAAAATTCTGGAAATTGTAAATGATTCTGTAGTTATTCCCAAGACCCGATTCAAAACAAAACCGTCAAAGGCAAAGGTTCAGAAGAGACTTGATACTAAAAAGAAACTTTCGGACAAAAAAGAAAACCGTCGTTTTAAATTCTGA
- a CDS encoding AMP-binding protein, whose translation MTVDFNNLNINNLQPENEYENNIIYFLKDWFSDDGKVKVQTSGSTGIPKVFEIEKEKMRNSAEMTCDFLGLKMGDKALNCLPIEYISGKMMVVRAIERKLQLMIKNPSTKPLEDLDEYIDFCAMTPLQVENSSDKIHLIKKLIIGGAAVSESLKSKIFEVFRQQSQISDFKSQIFETYGMSETLSHIALKEIYPNSQEWFTAFEGIEISADERGCLKISAPKLNDQILQTNDLVEIRDENRFRFLGRIDHVINSGGAKIFPEELEALVKKEISNEVVFLGLKDEVLGQKLILLIEDVDCSKDGQSERSRKLKSQISNLKFEKSFHKPKDIIFVEEIPRTPNGKVNRKELLNLISGM comes from the coding sequence ATGACGGTGGATTTCAATAATCTCAATATTAATAATTTACAACCTGAAAACGAATATGAAAATAATATAATTTATTTTCTGAAAGATTGGTTTTCAGATGATGGTAAAGTGAAAGTACAGACTTCCGGTTCTACAGGTATTCCCAAAGTTTTTGAAATTGAAAAGGAAAAAATGCGGAACTCCGCAGAAATGACGTGTGATTTTTTAGGTTTGAAAATGGGCGATAAAGCGTTGAACTGCCTGCCAATAGAATATATTTCGGGAAAAATGATGGTGGTGAGAGCTATTGAAAGAAAATTACAGCTGATGATAAAAAATCCATCCACAAAACCTTTGGAAGATTTAGATGAATACATTGATTTCTGTGCGATGACGCCTCTGCAGGTTGAAAATTCTTCAGATAAAATTCATTTGATTAAAAAACTTATCATAGGTGGAGCTGCCGTTTCAGAATCTTTAAAATCTAAAATATTTGAAGTTTTCCGTCAGCAATCTCAAATTTCAGACTTCAAATCTCAAATTTTTGAGACCTACGGAATGTCTGAAACACTTTCCCATATTGCCCTGAAAGAAATTTATCCAAATTCTCAGGAATGGTTTACTGCTTTCGAAGGGATTGAAATTTCTGCTGATGAACGCGGTTGTCTCAAAATTTCTGCACCCAAACTCAATGATCAGATTCTTCAGACGAATGATTTGGTAGAAATTAGAGATGAGAATAGATTCAGATTTTTGGGGCGGATTGATCACGTGATTAATTCTGGTGGTGCAAAAATATTTCCTGAAGAACTGGAGGCTTTGGTGAAAAAAGAAATCTCAAATGAAGTGGTTTTTTTAGGTTTGAAGGATGAAGTTTTGGGTCAAAAGCTCATCCTCTTAATAGAAGATGTGGACTGTTCAAAAGATGGTCAGTCTGAGCGCAGTCGAAAACTCAAATCTCAAATCTCAAATCTCAAATTTGAAAAATCTTTTCATAAGCCGAAAGATATTATATTTGTGGAGGAGATACCCAGAACGCCCAACGGAAAGGTCAATCGGAAAGAATTATTAAATTTGATCAGCGGAATGTAA
- a CDS encoding helix-turn-helix domain-containing protein, with protein MKICGQAIRKIRREKDYTQEYMAFEMGISQKAYSDIENSKVKMNIEMLTKISEILNIRPSEICGISHKCGTEDYEEKYQDLLNYIERNNIYVPEKFTSKKNLTDEK; from the coding sequence ATGAAAATTTGCGGACAAGCCATCAGAAAAATTCGTAGAGAAAAAGATTATACACAGGAATATATGGCCTTTGAGATGGGTATTTCACAGAAAGCCTATTCGGATATTGAAAATTCTAAAGTGAAAATGAATATTGAAATGCTGACTAAAATCTCCGAAATTCTAAATATCAGACCATCAGAAATATGTGGAATTTCTCACAAATGCGGGACTGAAGATTATGAAGAAAAATATCAGGATCTTCTGAATTATATTGAACGAAATAATATCTACGTGCCGGAAAAGTTTACTTCGAAAAAGAATCTTACTGATGAAAAATAA
- the ccoN gene encoding cytochrome-c oxidase, cbb3-type subunit I, whose product METQKFSYDNGIVKAFLYATIAFGLVGFLLGLTAALMLFYPELPEFLFGTDDTTIKSLSSGNIQGLINSQGALGFGRIRMLHTSAVIFAFVCNSFFCGAYYSMQRLLKTRMYSDTLSWIHFWTWQIMIISVVITFLMGINTSKEYAEHEWPIDILITISWVIFGINMFGTIAKRRVRHLYVAIWFYMGTWIAVAMLHIFNNLEVPLSFTSWKSYSIYAGAKDALVQWWYGHNAVAFVLTTPVLGLMYYFLPKAADRPVFSYKLSIIHFWSLIFVYLWAGPHHLQYTALPAWAQAVGTGFSIMLIAPSWGGMLNGLLTLRGAWDKVRDNPILKFFVVAVTCYGMATFEGPLLATKSLNKIGHYTDWVIGHVHLGALGWNGFMAFGVVYYLIPVMWRTELWSKKLANWHFWLGTLGIIFYAIPMYIAGFTQGLMWKQFNPDGTLLWKNWLDTVTAIIPYFQLRFLGGIFYLLGAVLMVVNVFKTVRKGSFQKNVPAEAPGLASITDARKEGEGVHLWLERTPRLMAILAFITVAIGGAVEIIPTLTMKQNVPTISAVKPYSPLELEGRDLYIREGCNSCHSQMIRPFRDEIVRFEGKNGQYSKAGEFIYDRPFLWGSKRTGPDLHREGGRNPDSWHFKHMYNPRLTSAGSIMPRFPWLISNKLDKSQMVNKMKLMKNYFDVPYSKAEIDSADRWADNQAKGIVKRIYSEASDIKEQMDRTKKHKGADYIPLEDREIIAMIAYLQRLGTDIKTTQMKTASVE is encoded by the coding sequence ATGGAGACGCAAAAATTTAGTTATGACAACGGCATTGTCAAAGCATTTCTCTATGCGACAATTGCATTTGGTTTAGTAGGATTTTTACTGGGATTAACGGCAGCTTTAATGCTGTTTTACCCCGAACTGCCCGAGTTTCTTTTCGGAACAGATGACACAACGATTAAAAGTCTATCCTCCGGCAACATTCAGGGACTAATTAACTCGCAGGGTGCTTTAGGTTTTGGGAGAATCAGGATGTTGCATACAAGTGCTGTAATTTTTGCTTTCGTTTGTAACTCGTTTTTCTGCGGTGCCTACTACAGTATGCAGAGACTTCTGAAAACAAGAATGTATAGCGACACACTTTCTTGGATTCACTTCTGGACCTGGCAAATTATGATCATTAGTGTTGTAATCACATTTTTAATGGGAATCAATACTTCTAAAGAATACGCTGAACACGAATGGCCGATTGATATTCTGATTACAATCTCATGGGTTATTTTCGGTATTAACATGTTTGGAACGATTGCCAAAAGAAGAGTGAGACACCTTTATGTTGCCATCTGGTTTTACATGGGAACGTGGATTGCCGTGGCAATGCTTCACATCTTCAACAACCTTGAAGTACCGCTGTCATTCACTTCATGGAAATCCTACTCTATTTATGCCGGAGCAAAAGATGCTTTAGTACAATGGTGGTACGGGCACAATGCAGTTGCATTTGTTTTAACGACTCCTGTTCTCGGTCTGATGTACTATTTCTTACCAAAAGCCGCAGACAGACCTGTATTTTCATATAAATTATCCATCATTCACTTCTGGTCACTCATCTTCGTTTACCTCTGGGCTGGGCCGCATCACTTACAATATACCGCTCTGCCAGCATGGGCACAAGCTGTAGGAACAGGTTTTTCAATCATGCTGATAGCACCGTCTTGGGGCGGAATGTTGAACGGACTTCTGACTTTAAGAGGTGCCTGGGACAAAGTGCGTGACAATCCTATTCTGAAATTCTTCGTTGTAGCCGTAACCTGTTATGGAATGGCAACTTTTGAAGGCCCTCTTTTAGCAACAAAATCTTTAAATAAAATTGGTCATTATACCGACTGGGTCATTGGTCACGTACATTTAGGAGCTTTAGGATGGAATGGTTTTATGGCATTCGGAGTGGTTTATTACCTGATACCTGTAATGTGGAGAACCGAACTTTGGTCTAAAAAACTCGCTAACTGGCACTTCTGGCTTGGAACTTTAGGAATTATTTTTTATGCTATACCCATGTATATTGCGGGATTTACCCAAGGATTGATGTGGAAACAGTTTAATCCCGACGGAACACTTTTATGGAAAAACTGGCTGGATACCGTAACCGCAATTATTCCTTATTTCCAGTTGAGATTTTTAGGAGGTATCTTCTATCTTTTAGGAGCTGTTTTAATGGTTGTAAATGTTTTTAAAACCGTAAGAAAAGGTTCCTTCCAGAAAAACGTTCCTGCAGAGGCGCCGGGACTAGCCAGCATCACAGATGCCCGAAAGGAGGGTGAAGGCGTTCACTTATGGCTGGAGCGAACTCCAAGACTGATGGCAATTTTAGCATTTATTACTGTCGCAATCGGAGGAGCTGTAGAAATTATTCCAACATTAACGATGAAGCAAAATGTTCCGACTATTTCCGCAGTAAAACCTTACTCTCCGCTTGAACTGGAAGGAAGAGATTTATACATCAGAGAAGGCTGTAACTCGTGTCACTCACAGATGATCAGACCTTTCCGTGACGAAATTGTAAGATTTGAAGGCAAAAACGGACAATATTCTAAAGCAGGAGAATTTATTTACGACAGACCATTCCTTTGGGGATCGAAGCGTACAGGACCGGATCTTCACAGAGAAGGTGGCAGAAATCCGGATTCATGGCACTTTAAGCACATGTACAACCCAAGACTTACTTCCGCAGGATCAATTATGCCACGTTTTCCATGGTTAATTTCAAATAAACTTGACAAATCTCAAATGGTGAATAAAATGAAACTGATGAAAAACTATTTCGATGTGCCTTACTCAAAAGCAGAAATAGATTCAGCAGACCGATGGGCAGACAATCAGGCTAAAGGAATTGTGAAAAGAATTTATTCTGAAGCTAGCGACATCAAAGAGCAAATGGATAGAACCAAAAAACATAAAGGTGCAGATTATATCCCTCT